The DNA sequence AGAAGAAGCGATCCGCCTCGCAAACGATACCCCTTATGGATTAGCAGCCTATGTGTTTACCGATAACGTCCGCACGGGCACCCGTGTTACAGAAGCCCTGGATTTCGGAGTAATAGGCTGGAATGACGGCGTCCCTTCCGCGGCCCAGGCTCCATTCGGAGGAATGAAAGAGTCCGGATACGGCCGTGAAGGCGGAGTAGAAGGCATAGAAGACTTCCTGGAAACAAAATATGTAGCTAAAAATATCGGCGGCTGATAATGATTACCAGCTTCCATTCTGAAGGCTGCCCCTTGCGGTGAATTATCGAAGGGCAGCCTTTTTAATTAGTGACGCCGGACCCGCGCCCATGGCCTGCCCCCTTCCCACGTCACCCGGAGCGGCACCTGAAAAGTTTCTTCAAGATTTGCTTCATTAATTATTTCTGCTTTTTCCCCGCCTGCGTGGACTTCACCGTCCTTTAGTAAAAGGGTGTGGGTTAAAGAGGGAATAAGCTCTTCCATGTGGTGCGTTACATATAAAAGAGTCGGTCCGCTGCTTCCCATCATTTCCTCCAGCGTATCAAGCAGCTCTTCTCTCGAATAAAGATCCAGGCCCGCGCAGGGTTCGTCTAAAATAAGCAGCTTTGGATCAGCCATCCACGCTCTTGCAAGAAGCGTCTTTTTTCTTTCCCCCTGAGAAAAATGGGCCAGCGGTTCATTTTCCAGGTGACCTATCCGAAACTGATGCAGCAGGGTCCGCGCCCGGGTTTCGTCCGCTTCCGTAATTGGTTCATAGATGCCGATCGAAGCATGCTTTCCACTCAGCACGATATCTAAAGCTGTGGTTTGAATGTGCCCCTGATACTGCTGGTCAACGGCCTGGCTGACCCAGCCGATCGATTTTTTCAATTCCGGCATATAGGTTTTCCCATAGCGTCTGCCGAGGATGTCAACCGGGCCGCTGCCTGCTTTCGGCCACATCGAACCTGCAATTACTTTTAGAAGAGTCGTCTTTCCAGAGCCATTTAATCCAAGAATTCCCCAGTGTTCTCCTTGATGTACTTTCCAGTTAATATCCTTTATCAGTTTTTTTCCATCCCGCTGGACGGTAACATTATTCAAAGAAACAACTTCTTTCATACATCAATTCCTCCTTCGGTTTATTGATCCCATCCTTCCTGAAAATTCCTCTTTTAATGAAGGAATAGTCCAAATAAGTGAACCAATTTCATAAGTCGTTATATGAAAGGACTTCCCGAACATGGTGAATGATTTCCACTTCAGACGGACGCTTTCCGCGGGGCTTGTCTTCAACTAATTCTTCCAGTGTACAGCACTGGAAGAATGGATTTTCAGACTTCGCTTTATCCCGCCGGAGCCGCCATCTGCCGTTTCAATCACCTGATTTCATATACGAAATTTCCCATTATAAATTGATAAATTGTTCGTTAAAATAACTTGAAAAGTATATTATGAAATTGATTCAAGTATTAAAAATAGAAAATGTGCAGTGATTTTTCCTTCAAAGAACGATAGAATAAAAACATAGTTCAGCAGGAAGAGGTCCTTTAATATGCATATATTTTTTCAAGTTGTTCTTCCAGTGCTGCTTATTTTCGGTGCTGGGTTTGCGATACAAAAATGGAAACAGGTTGATATAAAGCCGGTTTCCGTAGTCGCTCTTTACGTTGCAACGCCTGCTCTCGTTTTCCAGACGTTTTACGATGCTGAAATCGACAGCCAGTATTTATTTATGATTATCTTTTCTTTCGCCCTTCTCGCTTTGTTAATTCTTTTTAATAAAGCAGCGGCAAAAATAGGTGGAAAATCGGAAAAGAAAGAAACAGGGTGGATTCTCTCCACCGCTTTCATGAATGCCGGTAACTACGGGGCTCCGATCATTCTCTTTGCCTATGGGCAGGAAGGGTTTGCCTATGCGGTTTCATTTATGGTAATCCAGGCGATTATTATGAACGTGTTCGGAATCTATTACGCCGCTAAAGGCTACGCAGGAGCAAGGTACGCGATTAAAAGCATTTTAACGATGCCCGTCACTTATGCCCTGCTGCTTGCAGTACTTTTTCAGGCTACTCCGCTTACCATGCCGGAAAGTCTCACAGGATCTGTCGATATTGTTGCTGCGTCGGCCATTCCGATCGTGATGATTATTCTTGGCATGCAGCTGGCTAATATGAAACTCGGTCATTTTGACTGGCCGTCTGTTTCCTACGGTGTAGCGGTCCGGTTGTTTGTGTCTCCGCTGCTTGCTTATGGATTAACTCTGATTATGCCAATGGATCCGCTCCTTGCCAAAGTTTTGATCGTATCTGCAGCTATGCCTTCTGCTGCGACGATTGTGATGATGGCTGTCCAGTTTGATAACCAGCCGCGTTATATCTCGAGTGTAACGCTCGTTTCGACCTTATTAAGCGTTATAACGATAACCGTGCTCCTTGCCTGGCTTGGCTGATTGATCACTAACCGGAAAAGAAAGCGGCATGACGGAAATTTTCGTCATGCCGCATTTTTGTGTGCAGAATTAGTCAAAGGTTGTTTTGTGAATACCTCAACCTTCTTTCTTATAACTAACTATACCAGCAGAGCTTTAGACATTTGATTTAATAATCGCTGTTTCTATTTTACAAACATCGGCAGCTGATTGTATCCCATTTCCCGTACGTAGACGAACAGGTTTCCTTTATGATTGATTTCGTGATCAACTGCCATTTCAATCACTTTCCAGGCAGGCACTTTCTTTCCAATCATTTCTGTCAGATCAATGGTTTCATCAAGAGCGCTTTCATCAAGCGATTCAATCAGACGAACGTCTGCCTGAGTGTAACGCTCAGCGAGTTCATTTAAAGACACATTCTCTGTATCTTCATGCAGATTTTCGGGATTTTTCCCGGCAGCTGTAGATACAAACTGATGAAAGGCTGTCAGCATATGTACCACGAGCTGCTCTGCCGTCATTGATGTAGAAGTTGGCTGGTAACCATAATGCTCTCTATCAATCTTTTCGACAAGTTCTTTTGTGACTTCCCGGTGAGCTAAAAAGTATTTTTTTAAATAAGCGGCGTTTTTATACATAGTATCTCTCCTTTTTGGATAGTCTGTAAAAACGTATTCCCGTTTTCACCGGAAAGATAACCCATGAAAATAACTTCTCAAAAAGGCTGGATCCGAAATATATTTCCGGATACAGCCTCCTGAGCCGGCCTGTCGGCGTATCTGAAACTTTCCTCAGATCTCTGCAGCTTATTGAGATATTTTTATGAAAGCTTTTATTTATCGTGCTTGGAGCCCCAGCTTTCAATATTTTTAATTCCTTTTACGCTGTCACGATAGAACGTCGGATCGAGTCCTCGTCGTTTTTGATTCTGGAAGTGACGAAGCGCTTTAATTGCTACATGACCGAGCAGAAGCACCGCAACCAGGTTCACAAGTGCCATGGAGCCCATAAACAGATCGGCCATCGCCCAGATAATCTCCAGATTTGCTGTAGCTCCTACGAGAATCATCAATAGGAAGGCGATACGGAAAAGAAGCAGATATATCGGTTTTTCCGACATGAATTCAATGTTAACCTGTCCGTAATAATAATTACCGAGAAGAGAACTGAAAGCGAAAAAGAAGACAGCTATCGTTACGAATATTGCTGCACCTTCCCCTACATGTTCAGTAAGGGCGGCCTGCGTCAGCTGAATACCTTCCATATCCCCGACCGTGTAAACATCTGTTAACAGAATAATAAACGCTGTCGCACTGCAGATAACAATCGTATCTACGAGTACACCAAGAGACTGAACAAGTCCCTGC is a window from the Alkalicoccus halolimnae genome containing:
- a CDS encoding DinB family protein: MYKNAAYLKKYFLAHREVTKELVEKIDREHYGYQPTSTSMTAEQLVVHMLTAFHQFVSTAAGKNPENLHEDTENVSLNELAERYTQADVRLIESLDESALDETIDLTEMIGKKVPAWKVIEMAVDHEINHKGNLFVYVREMGYNQLPMFVK
- a CDS encoding ABC transporter ATP-binding protein, with amino-acid sequence MKEVVSLNNVTVQRDGKKLIKDINWKVHQGEHWGILGLNGSGKTTLLKVIAGSMWPKAGSGPVDILGRRYGKTYMPELKKSIGWVSQAVDQQYQGHIQTTALDIVLSGKHASIGIYEPITEADETRARTLLHQFRIGHLENEPLAHFSQGERKKTLLARAWMADPKLLILDEPCAGLDLYSREELLDTLEEMMGSSGPTLLYVTHHMEELIPSLTHTLLLKDGEVHAGGEKAEIINEANLEETFQVPLRVTWEGGRPWARVRRH
- a CDS encoding AEC family transporter → MHIFFQVVLPVLLIFGAGFAIQKWKQVDIKPVSVVALYVATPALVFQTFYDAEIDSQYLFMIIFSFALLALLILFNKAAAKIGGKSEKKETGWILSTAFMNAGNYGAPIILFAYGQEGFAYAVSFMVIQAIIMNVFGIYYAAKGYAGARYAIKSILTMPVTYALLLAVLFQATPLTMPESLTGSVDIVAASAIPIVMIILGMQLANMKLGHFDWPSVSYGVAVRLFVSPLLAYGLTLIMPMDPLLAKVLIVSAAMPSAATIVMMAVQFDNQPRYISSVTLVSTLLSVITITVLLAWLG